A part of Rhipicephalus microplus isolate Deutch F79 chromosome 8, USDA_Rmic, whole genome shotgun sequence genomic DNA contains:
- the LOC119165311 gene encoding neprilysin-1, which produces MKKIFFENLLQGWPFKKDPKTLRISDTSMVLDKYIGLFAFVKVSLRKDLEDDDYEVHLEAPELMLKRHQLVYPYESVADYAKRVERLLSIFTNASMVKAAEDIVQLEQRLLMIKEPRRFLPYDNRTATIKELQRRNAWHWLTYLNFLMEDAGVQFHRQSSVVLLDREYVTRLSHMLSKFSGKTLLNYLGYAMIVKFSPLLPSDVDFVVPLSHDNYLETVPELLQACVHMLEKLCPYLVRKIARMTLGRENATRPHWRYDEEMHKLVYIARESMKQTVQRAPWLSQAEVDAASQKIEKLRVDFLAARESEEQVNAYYPQYVSPFPADDALLGYYKLLNETMSFYWITNGSYDLDARYQASSLVAGEVEYVTEKNLIFIPHGLIAFASNITQTFDPLFVPIIVPAILRAMFAAVDLRGSTVNFQNQVVNWWSNASRSKFTSKLQCFQDQYAAEAQAVLALDIDEDFFLDENVADNAIMHPLHDVYRKAMHLSRHTSRESRVPGLESFTMDKLFFVNYAMAHCDRISPNLARRRVLYKDGVPAKLRVNVPLKNYPKFAEVFKCQQNAPMNPERRCELW; this is translated from the exons ATGAAGAAGATATTTTTTGAAAATCTGCTCCAAGGATGGCCTTTCAAGAAGGATCCTAAGACTTTGAGGATCTCTGACACATCCATGGTCCTGGACAAGTACATCGGCCTCTTTGCCTTCGTCAAGGTGTCTCTGCGCAAGGACCTCGAAGACGACGACTACGAGGTGCACCTTGAGGCTCCGGAGCTCATGCTCAAGAGACACCAGCTCGTCTACCCGTACGAGTCCGTGGCCGACTACGCCAAGCGAGTCGAGAGACTACTATCCATCTTCACCAACGCGAGCATGGTGAAGGCTGCCGAGGACATCGTGCAGTTAGAACAAAGACTCTTGATGATCAAG GAGCCCCGAAGGTTTCTTCCGTACGATAACCGGACGGCCACCATCAAGGAGCTGCAGCGCCGCAACGCGTGGCACTGGCTGACCTACCTGAACTTCCTGATGGAAGACGCGGGCGTCCAGTTCCACCGACAATCCAGCGTGGTCCTGCTGGACCGCGAGTACGTGACGCGCCTCTCCCACATGCTGAGCAAGTTCTCGGGCAAAACGCTACTCAACTATCTCGGCTACGCCATGATCGTCAAGTTCTCCCCATTGCTACCGAGCGACGTCGACTTCGTCGTGCCGCTGAGCCACGACAACTACCTCGAGACTGTGCCCGAGCTCCTCCAGGCGTGCGTTCACATGCTCGAAAAGCTGTGCCCGTACCTGGTTCGCAAGATAGCACGCATGACGCTGGGCCGGGAAAACGCGACCAGGCCTCACTGGCGCTATGACGAAGAGATGCACAAGCTCGTATACATCGCCCGGGAGAGCATGAAACAGACGGTGCAGCGGGCGCCCTGGCTCAGCCAGGCCGAAGTCGACGCCGCTTCGCAGAAGATCGAGAAGCTTCGGGTCGACTTCCTGGCTGCCAGGGAGAGCGAGGAACAGGTGAACGCTTACTACCCGCAGTACGTGAGTCCGTTTCCGGCTGACGACGCTCTGCTGGGCTACTACAAGCTGCTGAACGAGACCATGTCGTTCTACTGGATCACCAACGGGTCTTACGACCTGGACGCCCGCTACCAGGCGTCCTCTCTGGTAGCCGGAGAGGTCGAGTACGTCACCGAGAAGAACCTCATATTCATCCCGCACGGCCTCATCGCGTTCGCCAGCAACATCACGCAGACGTTCGATCCGCTCTTTGTGCCTATCATCGTGCCTGCCATTTTGCGAGCCATGTTTGCGGCCGTTGACTTGCGCGGTTCGACCGTCAACTTCCAGAATCAG GTGGTCAACTGGTGGTCGAACGCCAGCCGGTCAAAGTTCACCTCGAAGCTGCAGTGCTTCCAGGACCAGTACGCGGCCGAGGCGCAAGCAGTTCTGGCCCTCGACATCGACGAGGACTTCTTCCTGGACGAGAACGTGGCGGACAACGCCATCATGCACCCGCTCCACGACGTCTACCGCAAGGCGATGCACCTGTCGCGTCACACGTCCCGCGAATCCCGAGTGCCGGGCCTCGAGTCTTTCACCATGGACAAGCTGTTCTTCGTGAACTACGCCATGGCCCACTGCGACCGCATCAGCCCGAACCTGGCACGCAGGCGGGTGCTCTACAAGGACGGAGTGCCGGCCAAGCTCCGCGTCAACGTGCCGCTCAAGAATTACCCCAAGTTTGCCGAGGTCTTCAAGTGCCAGCAGAACGCTCCGATGAACCCGGAGCGCCGTTGCGAGCTTTGGTGA